ACAGCAGCAGTCTGCCAAACAGTGAGCATGAATCAGTGTTCAAAAGCATCTATGTAACGGGTACAACGGGAACCCAGATGCAGACCGACACTGAGGTAAGAGTTGGAAAAGCTTTTACTGAAGCTTAGCAGGAGTTCAATGTTACAGTTCACAGTTTTAAACAAAGTCACAAACACAGTCTCAGTAAACCAACAGGGGTTAGGCAaaggggggcgtcggggacaggcagataatCCAGGAACCGGAGAGACCGTAGAATCCAGAGGGGCAGTGACTGAAGACAGGGTCTGAGGCGGAAACAGGTCGATACCAGGCGGCGGTCAGAGACGTGGTCTAGGAGGAAGGGCAGGTCGAGTACCAGGCGGCGGAcgaagagacgtggtcaggggCAAAGGGCAGGTCGAGTACCAGGGCACGGACGAAGAAGGCAAAACCAGGCAGACAGATCAGGCAGGGGATCAGGCAACGGGTAGGCAGGACAGGTCAGGGACGAACAGGATCAGGCACGGAGAATCAGGCAAGAACAACGCTGGAGAGTTTCACACGGGATAGAAAACAATCTGGCAACGACAGACATCAGAGCAGTGAATATATACACACCACCCCTAATGAGACGCAGGTGCGCTCATCAGGTGAATGGAATCATGATAATTAGGAGGTGTGTCAGGGTAAGAggtcagagagagaaagaagcagagaaaaaagcagagaaaacagacagatatGACAATCTATATGACTGCTGTTTACTGAGAACTTATTGAGTAGTTACCACCTAATTAATATGAGAATGATAAAGCCTTTAGAAGCCCTTTATAATGATCACCTAACAGTATCCAGACTTCTCTATGTAAATTGTAACAGACAATCACTTTGTTGTATTTCATTCAGTCTGCTCTGAGGGACATAAATATCTGGGCAGAGAATCACTCCACGGAGATCCTCATCCTGGCTTTGTCCCACTTCAAAGGATTTAACAGGACAGTCCACAACCATCTCATCAGCTTCATCAAGGGATTATTTGGACAAAAACTCATCTTAAAAACGGTACATTTACTCAGATAATGACACATATGTTATACAGTCCCTCCAAAGAAATGTGGGCAAAAATCTTTAATTCTGCGACGGAATATGCAGGGGTTTATGTGATTGTATGAGGCTGAAATTGTGGGAATCTGCAAAAAATGTGCAAAGTTGCGAAATTATGcaggaactggaaaaacatgcgtttcaaagaaaaaaaaaaaaattcttctcccacaccctgttctaactAGGCTGCTATGaaatccttcattcattcattcattatctgaactggCTTTATCCTCATGAGGGTctcgggggtcactggagcctatcccagccactgatgggcgaaggcggggttcatcctggacatgtgaccagttcatcacagggctgaccactaaatgaaaaatgtctgatTACACCCTGTGATAAACAGACCTACAGCAGTAAGCATACACTACATCCCACAAAGGGCTGGGTCTGCTTTATTTTCTAAGCCTGGCTCAAACATGGCTTTAACATTCCTGAGTcacaagtgtcaaaaataaaagAACCTGCTTCACTAAAGTCACGTAGAACAGGCCATCTGTTTCAAGGCTGTTAGAGCCTTTATGTTAATAGATCGTAGACCATTTTCAAAGGTTTCACGCTGTAAAAGTCGCTCCAGCATCGATTTTCTCTGATGTTCCAGCGTACAGTTGCATGGGCTGTAAGATAGTATGAACCTGCTTTCCTGTAGGACATCTGCTACTGGTTTGCTCTGTCTTTGTCAGATATTTTTGTCAGCAAATGAGCTGCATTTTCATCACCTTGCAGGATTTTTTCTGCAGTTCGCGGTTAGTTTACCTTCTGTGGACGCGCCAGCCAATGACGTTGTGCGTCGCATATTACATCACTACTTGTATCAAGTTACAATACAATATTTTTTCTACTTTATGTGAAAAAATGtggggattatgaaatcatgcaAGACCGGCATATTTTATGTATGTTGCACATAAATAGACTATTATTGTGGTGAATCTgtgccctttttgaaaaaatgcgGACACCTgcttaatgtgcgctgttttacCTCCTCATTCAGCAGCGACGGGTTTATTATTCTTACATTTAATCTGTACAAGCACAGATTTAACAGCAGCAGTCCGCCAAACAGTGTTCAAAAGCATCTATATGACTGCTGTTTACTGAGAACTTATTGAGTAGTTACCACCTAATTAATATGAGAATTATAAAGCCTTTAGAAGCCCTTTATAATGGTCTATatataacatattattattattattattattctgcatTCAAATCTTTAGGACATTCCAACACTTAATCGCTGCTGGGACCTCCAGAGAAATGTCATCGTGTCATATGACGCTGATGCAGAAGTTCGGACACATCCTGAGTTGCGGGGTAAAATCCCATATTACTACGGCGACACTATGGACCCTGCAAAAGTAAAGAAACAACTGTCCAAGGATCTGAAAACTGCTCCGTCTAACAGTAGGTGGTGTGTTCAGTAGACTGGGTTCTGCCTGCATGTGTTCTAGATCCTGTAAATGTAAGCGCTTCTATCTTTATGACTTTCAGAGTTCTTCGCCTGTGGCTTGAACTTGACTCTTCCGGAAAATGCCAGTGCGCTCAAGTACATCTTACGCTGGAAAAGCCTTTTCGTGGTCACACTGAAGAACCTCCCACAGCTGGTGATGTGGGTGCAGAGACAAGCTCAGATAACGGACCTGAACATCGTAGCGTCAGATTTCGTGACACAGGCCAACTTCATCTCAACGATCATCCAGCTAAATACCTAAAATGTACGTTTACGTCATAGGCCAGGTTCAGACTACAGCCAAATGTGGActaaatccctttttttttttgcccatatgtgacctgtatccaatctgttaaagacagttggaaCAGCACAAAGCCAGTTTagtcaaatccgacccaggccactttcatatgtggtcctaaacctgatacgtatctgataatTTGGAATGTGACTTCAGCCTGAATGGTCAGGTTGCATTTTATCCGACCTTTatatcactgaaatgcgacaaacgtcacaattctgcgttccACTGTGTTTgcatccataaacacagtgcatgcctgcgtggtcacgtattccatcaggacctcttttgctcatgtgggtcacttcagggtcacattcagttcagactcaaaactgatagaagtcacatttaaagtgtaatatgaatgagcacagagaaaaatcagatttcaccaaaaaatctgaattgtgcatgaagacctgctgtctgaatttTGCCTAagtttctttttatatttatttccctTTTGCACCATGTTTTCACCCTTACAAAAACTATAGGCATATTAAAGAATTATAGCCCCACCTCTGGCAGATGCAACAAGAacatttattgttatcattattattactgatGTAATTCTGTATCTGATTTTAGAAAGAGGGACAAATCTAGTGCTTTTCTGATTTTCATTGTAGACTTTGGGCAGTAGATGGATTTTCAACATGCTGGAACAACTTGTCTTTTATAAATGATCATATTTCCTCATATGCAATAAAAGAATGGAACTGGTTTAACCTGGTGCTTTGTTTTTTAGTTTACCGGCCcacaggccgtaagctactgtcgtcatgcggcgtccatcgtccattacaaaactttcaatcgtcttcttctccaaaactacaattctgattgacttcaaacttggtatacagcttctgtatgatgatgtcaacaaaagttagtgaaattatttggatctggaactgattctggatttggtgccactttgaaaaatgttcccattatcagagataggaagtggattgatccaataaatcagtatcaatgatatcaagtgtgaatttgaattttttacagatctgattggaatatgagcaaaacatggactatttctgtaatagaataaatacacagaactgggggagaataaatggatctggatacatttcccaaagctttgaatttggacgctaagatacaggaccattggtccgatttttatgtGTAGTACCAATAGACAGGGCTGCACAGGTAGTTTTACTCCACACGTTaacttttttactgtatttaactgtatttttctgtgaagaaagaataattttcttctaaaaaattgaaattttgtggttattcacagttacagtttttagcttactggccaacagCCTGCATGGAGATTCAACGACGTTCTGAAGCAGAGGCCAAGAGACAGCAACGTAAAGAGCGGCTCCTCCTTCCTCGGTCACCACCCACCCTGCCCTGCACAAAGTGTCCCTGGCTCTTCTGCTCTGCTCTGGGCCTGAGCAGCCACATCAAACATCATCTGCCCCCGAACAGCTGAGGGTGATTCTGACACGGACCCAAAGCTCGAACTACTGCCGATGATACACTTAGCGTTATGGTGCACGTGCTCATCTTACATGGTTTTTAATCAGCCCCATACAAATGGTGTTTGATTGGctgattcatttgtttatttttggccaaacaaaaacataatgcaaACACTCGCTGACAATTACCAATGTGCAAGGGGGCGCCAACCAGTAGCAGTTAGTAACAAATTCATGTTACAAATatcaaaaggaggagcaaataGATCAAAATTGTTGAATTTTAACATGTGTTGGCTGATGATTCTAGCAATTTTCCTGTTTCCCAAAGTAGTAAGAGAgctataaaatacagtttaaattcATTCCTAAAACAAGGGAAGGGAAAAACATGAGGGCAGTGGAGACACCTGTTGGAGTCTCTGTGGGACACAGAACACCAGTCATTatcatattttctggagttgtccagtgaccgaaccattttgggaacagctgtgtgaacatttaaaGAACATCTTTACTGGAAAAAATTCCTTATAAATGTTAAACCATGTATTTAGgaaatatttcatgtttcattGGCAAGGAGTAAAAAGACTATAagtagaaaatgtttaaaacctgaagcacccacaacagaAGAATGGATGGACATGGTACAGGACACTGACATTCTGGAGAAgtggacattttgttttaagggtcaaaaggaatctttattcactatttggtcaaaatggacaaactgtgttaaatttgtaatggatgtgaaatgaatacatcggtgatgtgaatacttttatatgatatacatttctgtattaggttaatgtaaacatgcACACCTTAATGTGTCTCatcttgttgatgaagtagtGGAGTACGCCCTCTgctccagcccacttttctttatttatgttatttgttcTACATGTGACTAcaatcttggattagcatcttttttccatttgacatgtggaaattgaattgtacctgtaagggaagttttgtaatatttgcttttccaaataattaaaagaaactagaagcactcggagagcgcagacctctgccaaggctgatcagtggcccccccccccgtgggcccccccacccccgatcaccaccaaaatgtaatcatttcttccttatcccatttccaacaaaccctgaaaatttcatccaaatctgtccataactttttgagttatgttgcacactaacggacagacaaacaaacaaacagacagacaaacaaaccctggcaaaaacataacctccttggcggaggtaaaaaaaacaaaacaaaaaaattttaaaaaaggaagGGAAGGAGGGTTTCTTCCATCTCCATTTGTTCCAGTAAATGTGGTATTTGGCCAAAAGTATTTAGGCCAGGAGCCAGGTCCACCACTCaggatgtttttttctacctttttttcactcttatttCCTGTTATCTCATACTTTGGGCCATCACAAGTTGATAAGCTCCACCCCCAACTCAGGGCCATTTGGCATcaggggccaaaaaaaaaaaactttttgggaAAAACTTCTGGCAAAATGATATAATTGCATATATTAGGGTACTGAAAGTGCATAAATGTCCAGATAAGTCTGAAATTTTGCATGGTGTATCCTGACACACAGGGGAAAGTATCAGAATAATATTCTGGGGCTTACTGCCTTTCTATTTTCAAATATCACCCTCAGTGTACcccacaagacaaaaaaaatgtgtttgccTGACAAATTGTCATCAaagccaatcaatcaatcaatcaatcaaattttatttatatagcgccaaatcataacaaaagttctctcatgacactgtacatatagagttggtccaaaccagactgaagacaatttacagaaaccaacagaatccaactgaagcaaacactagtgagaggagacagaggaaggaaaaaggagctgtaacagcagaaacctggagcagaagcagactgaggaggatggacgagtgacaggagcagctggggttaaagagagaaggtaaaggaggagaaaagagagagcgatagagaaagagagagactgggggagaggggggggacgtagggggagacacatggatgcagcggatgcacagaaaactgaagtagaacatctgtggaactgtagaataaacactatcagaactgtatggagaagagaggaggagcacagcagcaggtccagagaggatccagggaaaacctgtgaggatcctgggaaaacctgtgaggatccagggaaaacctgtgaggatccagggaaaacctgggaggatcctgggaaaacctgtgaggatcctgggaaaacctgtgatgatcgtgggaaaacctgtgaggatccagggaaaacctgtgatgatcctgggaaaacctgtgaggatccagggaaaacctgtgaggatccagggaaaacctgggaggatccagggaaaacctgggaGGATCCTGGGAAAAGGtgatcattttcaaacattttattatacatatgtaacgGGAGTGCTTGGCTCTTAGTTCCAGCTTGCTTGGAATCGGCGGCACATCCGTTAACCCGTTAGTACTCTGTGTTGTGTTAATTATGAAGGAGGACTGGGACCAGAGCGGTTGTAGACTCAGCAGTTGACTTCCTTCAGTCCATCTGTACAATAAAGTGACTTAttaaaacactgtctgtgcagaCGGCAGCGGCCTTTCCCTCCAGCACAGCTGCACACAGAGCCCTGCAGCATTAGAACACATGTGTCTGTTGTAAAAGTAACATTTAGACACACAACACATCTGCAACATAAAACCACCACACATAAATGCACACTGCTACACAATATTCAATAAAACCAAAACAGTTACTGAAATTGCAGCAGAAAGTAACAGAACCTACCTTTCCTCAGCGCATCtcgtagtgatgtgacgttcacgaacgaatcaaatcttttgaacagttctttgaaatgaacgatgggaaccgagtctttgtaaagagccattcatttttttttttttttatacaaagactcggttcccatcgttcatttcaaagagctgttcaaaagatttgatttgttcgtgaacgtcacatcactaatttttgagtagaataaacaTAAAACAATAAGTCAGTTTAACTAAATGGAGGAGGTTTTACACAATTACAATcaagttggttcgacttaattaagcatgtagagtaaaaagcaaatcatgttgtttgcaCTAAAGTGTTTGCCAAACTAGAGAAGTCTggtgaaattcaagcagttatggccaagttgaaataactgaaaaacatgaatggaaattgttacctcaattttttacgttgagccaacttatcatttttagaGTGTAGCCAAGGATCAATAGAGACAACATGACTAATTATAGATACACATTCTCCAGCCAAATGGAGACACTAGAACACAGCTGAAACATCAAACACAACACATTTCTTTGGTTCTTCGACCCTTTTGCTGCTTATCCATACTGTACTTTACCATCGTATGACTGTATTGTGTTAGTGTAGAATGTGTAGTAGAAGACTTATTCATGAAGAATTATTTAGGAGGCCTCTTTTAGTGCTTTCTCACACtctaaaaaatctgtaatttaacagaattttcactgtttattttacagttttttcctgtatgTTACAGAATGAACAAGGGTCAACATCCAAAGTAAATCTTCTTCTGAGAAAGTGACCTACCTGACAGATGTTATTGATCACTTTAAAGTCAGTCTCTGTCTCTGTTGGACACATGGGCCATTTACAGTGCTTGAATTTTTACTGAATGAATATTTGTGCCAGGTATTTTCTTCAAGGAAGTTCTGTTGTAATCATGGTAAATCCTTTCTCTCGTGCCTATATTAACAAGTTTATTATTGCATTTGTAATTAACCAAATTCAATCATTCACCTTCAAAGTGGGAATTGAAATGGTTGTGTGGGAGGACAGAAAGGCAttcctgatttatttattttgttaaactGCCAGGTGTCACAAACATCAGGAAGGAGCTGTAAAGTATGAGGAAGACTCAACACAGTGGAATTTCATTTATTCTATTTCCTTGTACATATAGTAATCTTGAACACCTGCAAATACCTTACGATTCATTGAGAGCTGCAGAATAAAAGCAGCAGCAGCCTTACCACCACACAGACAAAGACTCTCAGGTCTGAGACATCTGTTCCAGCAAGAATTTACCTCAGCTTAGTAAGTAGTGTTGCACCAGTCTGTCATTGTTATATCATTTATTTATAACTATTACTTatgttacttattacttatatcactgttatgactactattactgtttgCACTTTACTATAACTTATCATGtgattatatacagtatatcatgCATAACATACTagttatttattatcattattattactctgttatttgttttgtatttgttgtttttacccACACTTTtaaatgtgcaattgcctgtttgtttatttatttatttatttatttatttattgttttactattttctcatactgtttttttattgtgtatttggtgtttgtgctgctattggaatcCTAATTTCCTGAGGGccctgcccaagggatcaataaagttctgtctaatctaatctagtctcatTTTAAATTCCAATGATCATAGTGAGTTGAAATGTGTTTGATACAGATTTGAGATGGCTACAGGTGAGAACCAAACCAAAGAACCAACAGGATCGATAACAGCCACCGGTGACTGGATGTCCAATCTACCAAAGGGACTTCAGAACATTCCACTGTGGAAACTGACCATACCAGGTATGAAGCTACAGAAGATAAGAAAGGAAAAGGCTTACAGTCTgcattaaattatatatatatatatatatatatatatatatatatatatatatatatatatatatatatatgtatatatgtatatatttatttatttatagtaaacaaaatttactttactattttgcttcagcaactgagtcatgcatcactgaacatggtccaaagtGATTTTttagacataattatgcattttacaaaACATGCCCTTTTAATCCTTTTTCAAGAATttcaaatattcaataattgatAGTCCATTATAAATGAATTCAGTGCATGGAAAACAAGTTAAATATTTCTTTAACTTTTATTGATATACGGAATAAGATTTTCCAGCATCCATGTCATCACTCTTTCAttattgtttcatatttttattgatgtgtatacaagaaaacaaaaggtccatgccaacaccatggcaacctgatgtcaacattaaccaggtttggaaacaccattactttcagatttgcaaatttttttaggaacaaataacaatgaaaccagaaaaacaatgcaatgaaaagaatactaagacatagtctgaataaaataattaaactggagacataaacatcagaaaataaataaataaataaaaaagggagggggaagggaattacattgactcaaaaaaatccataaacagttgccatttattgtagaatttgttcaagtttcctcaTTTTGAATTTCTAACTTTCTCTGCTTTTAAAAGACATGACCTCATTAACCCATTGTGTGCTGGAAGGGGCTGTTGTAGATTTCCAATGAAGGAAGAGGTGGCGTTTAGCGACActctttcattattatttttttcttttattttatttttattgaatccTTCAAAAGTTCACAAGTcacatttaagaaaataaatcaaggacatcacagttagtccacagccctaacacaaaGCCGAACACATTGCATCTTGCACTAAATTGGAAAGAACACACATTAGTAAGATGTCCATGTGGAAGGAACAactcttccttttcctttttttcccacaatcccccctctcccccagcgagtcagtcataaaaaaaaaaaaaaaaaaaaaaaaaaaaagggtgggcaCATTGGATCTTCCAGCATGAGCTGAGTTCAATCAGCATCCCTCAATATGAGCCAATCTGTGTTAAGAAGGGTTCCCACACACTTCCATCtatatccatctgtccatttaCCTTGTGGATCAGTCTTTCAAATGAGGCGGTCTCTGATGAGGCTGAATACCATTCAGAATAAGTAGGGTTGTTCTGCCCCTTCCAGTGCCTTAGTATGACCCTCTTAGCTGTAGTGAGTGCAATCTTAAGCCAATGTGCTCTTTTGACTTATAATGAAACATCATGTTCCAGGAAATTCAGAAGACACAACGCAGGTGTCAGGACCAAATTCAGATTTAAAGTACGACTTATCTTTCCCATGACACTATGCCACTCGGACAGGTGAGAAACATATGAACCATGTCTCCAGGACTTTGTTTGCACCACCCACAGATATTAGAATTGCATATTCCTGCTCTATATAGTTTGACAGGTGTCCAATATAGTCTAATGAGAATTTTAAATTGGATGAGTTTGGACCGTGCGTCTCTTATTGGCTTTAACATTTGTTTAATTAATACATCCCACTCATCCTCCCCAAATGTTTTCCCTAAATCCATTTCCCACACCTTTTGGAGCCCTAAATTAACATCCCTGATGTCTTCAATACGGTAGTTATAAATGCGGCTTACTAAACGTGGTAAATCCCTTAATTTTGTAAATATAGAGTACACTGGAGATTCACCCAATAGCTTTACTTcagatttatttaattttgagaGGCAATCTCTCAGTCGTAGAAATCTCCAAAAATCAGTACTATTAAGGCCATATTTTGTCTGTAGATCTTGAAAAGACAATAGGGTGTTGTCTCGAAAAAAGCAGTTTATGTTCTCAACACCTTTACTGTGCCAGCTCGCCCTGAAGAACATTTTTTCCCCAATCTTTAATTTTGGGTTGTTCCACCCGAAGAAAGGGGCAGATATTGTCTTTTTTATGTAAACGGTGCCGTACGTTTCTAGTATGGTTCATAACTGGGTTAGATTTTACTTTATCATTAGGGTGTTGAGACAGATAGTCAGCAGCTTTAAATGGGGAGTTTATTTCACTCTCCAAGTCCACCCAGATCGGTCTGTTATCTTTTGTTGATATAAGTGTTGTTATTTGTGCACTTGTAAAGGCTTCTTGGTAAAGCTGCATATTCGGTAACCGTAGGCCTccatattctgttttattctggagTTTTTTCAGGGTCATTCTGGGTCTTTTCCCAGCCCAAAtgaaattatttatcattttatcaatGGCCTTAAACACAGATTTGGGAACCTTAAGGGGTAATAGGTTgaacaaataatttaattttgGTGTGATGACCATCTTTATTGTCTGAACTCTACCCCATAGTGAAATATGCATTTTATCCCAACCCTTCAGAAGTAGACTTATCTCATTTATTGTCGGCTCAAAATTGTCAGGTATAATATCTTCCAATCCCGGATTCAAAAGTATACCCAGGTATTTAAGGTTTTTTGGAGTTCACTGGAAAGTCCAATTTTGAACATGGCTCTTGCAGCAAGACTTTGACGAAGGCATTATTTTGCATTTGGTCCAGTTAATTTTGTACCCAGATAGTCTTGAGAAAGCATTAATCAAGTCCATTTAGGGAGGTAATGACTTTTGAGGGTCAGACAGTAAAAGCAGtacgtcatctgcaaaaatcaGCATTTTGTTGTCTCGGCCACCCTTTATTACACCTTTTATTGTATTACTCTGTCTGACAGCTTGTGCCAGCGGTTCAAGTGCAATAATAAAAAGTAGTGGTGATAATGGATCCCCTTGTTTGGTCCCGCGTTCTAGTGTGAATTGAGATGATCTCATTCCATTGGTTGTTATGACCGCTTTTGGATTTGCACAAAtcattttaataatttcttgAAATGAAGTTCCAAACCCAAATCTTTCAAGCGTATGATATAGGTAACTCCAGCTGACCCTATCAAATGCTTTTTCCGCATCTAATGATAGGGCTGCTACAGGACAAGTTAAATGTTGGGACTTCCAGATTAAATGGAAGAGACGCCTTAAACTGTCAGAGGATGTTCTGCCCTTGACAAAACCTACCTGGTCCGGGTGAATAATTGATGCTATAACTTTGTTAATTCACAATGCGAAAATCTTTGTAAATAATTTTGCATCACAACACAACAGACTTATTGGCCTATAACTCCCACACTCCAGAGGGTCGTTCCCTTTTTTCAATATAAGAGTGATCAAGGATTCGTTCATTGAAGAGGGGAGGTGACCAGAAGCAATAGCCGAGTTGAACGTTCTCAAAATTTCTGAACCAAGTTCAGATATAAAGTTTGTATAAAACTCGTTGGGTATACCATCCAAACCTGGGGTTTTCCCATTAGGTGAAATTTTAATGGCTTTATTCAGCTCTTCTAGAGTGATTGATCTTTCTAATTCGTTGGCGTTCTCTTCAGATAACGTTTGAAAAGTTAAAATTCCAAAAAACTTTTCAGCTGTATTTAAATCAAATTGAACTTCCTGAGAGTATAGTTTTTTGTAAAATTCTTTAAATGTTGTATTGATTTCTTTCTGGCTAGTGACTATCTTCCCAACACCATTTTTAACAGCGCTAATGTGACGAGCTGCTTGTTGTGTCTTTAGCTGACTAGCTAACAATTTGCTGGCTTTATCACCAGATTCATACCACCTCTGTTTAAGTCTGAAAAGTGAATATTCTGCTTTTTTAGAAAATATTGTGTTTAGCTCGTATTTTGCTCTGACTAAACGATTAAGAACCGAAGGATtggaattttcacaatattcctTCTCCAGTTTTTTTATATTGTCTTcatatgttttaattttttgtcttgttttttggttAAGGAAGAGCACTGTAGCAAAATACCTCTAATGTAGGCTTTAAACCCATCCCAAATTGAGCATTGCTCTgcagtgttattatttattttgaaatattCATTAATAAGGTCTTGTAATTGGACAcagaggttattatcattaaggaTACTTGTGTTCATCCTCCATCCTTTGAACCTTTCCTGATGTGACCCCAGCTGTAAGACCAAATCTATGGGAGGATGATCGGTTATTGCTATTGTACCAATATTACAACTATCAACACTTTCAATGATCGAGTGTGAAATCAGAAAATAGTCTATACGACTGTAAACAGAGTGTCTACTTGAAAAGAAGGTGTAATCCCGAGCAGATGGATTCAACAGCCTCCACACGTCTAGAAGACCATTGTCATTACGTAGTACTTTGATAGCATCCTGGGCTTTGCTGGCCTTAGGGACCGATTTCCCTGACTTATCCAAAAATACATCCAGTACCTGATTAAAGTCTCCAGCCAAAATAATAGGGTAGTCACCAAAATCTAAAAAGAT
The nucleotide sequence above comes from Sphaeramia orbicularis chromosome 19, fSphaOr1.1, whole genome shotgun sequence. Encoded proteins:
- the LOC115439491 gene encoding PI-PLC X domain-containing protein 1-like; translated protein: MIFKDGVTQKKEVGVIDWMSTLPPERQHAPLWDLAIPGSHDTMSYDLDINSAIIGPTILTKFGKIRWVRKIVKKWGTTQEVNVTEQLDAGVRFLDLRVAHKPDDPDPTRTYFYHGLYTVTDVESALRDINIWAENHSTEILILALSHFKGFNRTVHNHLISFIKGLFGQKLILKTDIPTLNRCWDLQRNVIVSYDADAEVRTHPELRGKIPYYYGDTMDPAKVKKQLSKDLKTAPSNKFFACGLNLTLPENASALKYILRWKSLFVVTLKNLPQLVMWVQRQAQITDLNIVASDFVTQANFISTIIQLNT